A single genomic interval of Halichondria panicea chromosome 2, odHalPani1.1, whole genome shotgun sequence harbors:
- the LOC135332068 gene encoding ethanolaminephosphotransferase 1-like, with the protein MGLAGPYLTPAHLKGFDSYKYSAVDTSPLSKYVTHPFWNAVVELFPKWVAPNLITFSGGLLLMAILFMLGYYDWDYYTTSNDLGLVFPPIPSIVWLLSAIFHFTAHTLDGIDGKQARRTGSSTPLGELFDHGIDSVACILLPVCLMSMFGRGNLQWGGTTYDAFFPCMAVLAGFYLSHWEKYVTGVLYLPWIYDIVQLGCALAYLMTYLYGVELWHFSVPPGIKSAVVVKWLLIVGFFGSIPMTLWNIYDHYNAESGRRKLGLLAALEPWSPFLMMSTLWTVWVFASPTEILEREPRLLLITIGVNFSNITCRLIIAQMSSHRSDLFNMLLVPLSLGVCLSICFPSYELVIFYVVCIIINLAQLDYAVSVVNELCDHFKIYCFSLVKRSD; encoded by the exons ATGGGACTGGCTGGACCTTACCTCACTCCTGCTCATTTGAAAGGATTTGACAGTTACAAG tacagtgcagtggaCACCTCGCCTTTGTCCAAGTATGTCACTCATCCATTCTGGAACGCTGTGGTTGAG TTATTTCCCAAGTGGGTGGCTCCTAACCTCATCACCTTCTCCGGAGGACTTCTCCTCATGGCTATCTTATTCATGCTCGGCTACTACGACTGGGACTACTACACGACGAGCAATGACCTGGGGCTAGTGTTCCCACCCATCCCTTCAATCGTCTGGTTGCTCTCGGCCATTTTCCACTTCACTGCACATACTCTGGACGGAATAGACGGGAAACAAGCAAGAAGAACTGGGTCAAGCACTCCGTTAG GAGAGCTATTCGACCATGGCATTGACAGCGTGGCATGCATTCTATTGCCTGTCTGCCTCATGTCGATGTTTGGGCGTGGCAATCTCCAGTGGGGTGGAACCACATACGATGCTTTCTTTCCCTGTATGGCCGTGCTGGCTGGCTTCTATCTCAGTCACTGGGAGAAGTATGTCACTGGAGTGCTTTATCTGCCATGGATCTATGACATTGTGCAGCTG GGTTGTGCACTGGCCTACTTGATGACGTACTTGTATGGAGTGGAGCTGTGGCATTTCTCTGTGCCACCGGGGATAAAGAGTGCTGTGGTTGTCAAGTGGCTACTGATTGTTGGATTCTTTGGCTCTATTCCAATGACCCTGTGGAACATTTATGATCACTACAATGCAGAAAG TGGACGTaggaagcttggcttgctggCAGCTCTGGAGCCGTGGTCCCCGTTCCTCATGATGTCCACACTCTGgactgtgtgggtgtttgcCTCACCCACTGAGATCTTGGAGAGAGAACCCAGACTGCTACTAATCACTATTGGAGTCAACTTCTCAAATATAACA TGTCGACTCATCATTGCTCAAATGTCAAGCCATCGCAGTGACCTCTTCAACATGCTACTGGTACCCTTGTCCCTGggtgtctgtctgtctatcTGTTTTCCTTCATACGAATTGGTCATCTTCTACGTTGTGTGCATCATAATCAACCTGGCCCAACTGGACTACGCAGTGTCTGTGGTGAATGAACTTTGTGATCACTTCAAGATTTACTGTTTCTCGTTAGTGAAAAGAAGCGACTAA
- the LOC135332084 gene encoding E3 ubiquitin-protein ligase rnf168-like, which produces MWPTWLWKCFGGNFRNRFKMDLTVLSTCPVCYEIIREPVMFPCKHEICLTCFKKSLETANHWCPICRKRISSWARRNVNNPVSSERKRKIEEVLAKCDINTLMKSTESTNDERCWKLSEPGEVRKDYLCELDKMQEERSMEESVGEEEARRLDIENQVFAAERAEEEKIGEAVARSVEQEEAKKRLDSDNQDEYDMQMAEVLSQEFILKQIDARKLQVEQDLKLAQKLSDHSNSSPCADQLPTKKKRPNTQTLKPITHWFHSLSN; this is translated from the exons ATGTGGCCCACGTGGCTTTGGAAGTGTTTTGGTGGGAATTTCAGAAACAGATTCAAGATGGATTTGACTGTACTTAGCACATGCCCTGTCTGCTATGAGATCATAAGAGAGCCTGTGATGTTCCCCTGCAAACACGAGATATGTCTTACCTGCTTCAAAAAAAGCCTGGAGACAGCCAACCACTGGTGTCCCATCTGTCGAAAGAGGATAAGCTCCTGGGCCAGAAGAAACGTCAATAATCCTGTGAGCTCTGAGAGGAAAAGAAAAATTGAGGAAGTTTTGGCGAAATGTGACATTAATACACTCATGAAGTCCACGGAATCCACAAACG ATGAAAGATGTTGGAAGTTAAGTGAACCAGGTGAAGTACGAAAAGACTATCTTTGTGAGTTGGATAAG ATGCAAGAAGAGCGTTCAATGGAGGAAAGTGTCGGTGAAGAAGAAGCAAGGAGACTAGACATTGAGAATCAAGTG TTTGCTGCTGAGCGTGCGGAGGAAGAAAAGATAGGAGAAGCTGTGGCTAGATCCGTGGAACAAGAGGAGGCTAAGAAGAGACTGGACAGTGACAATCAAGATGAGTATGATATGCAAATGGCAGAGGTGTTGTCTCAAGAATTCATCCTAAAGCAGATC GACGCTCGGAAGCTGCAGGTGGAGCAGGATCTAAAGCTTGCACAGAAACTCAGTGATCATTCAAAT AGCTCACCGTGTGCAGATCAATTACCAACCAAGAAAAAGAGACCCAACACTCAAACTCTAAAGCCCATAACGCATTGGTTTCATTCCCTAAGTAATTAA
- the LOC135332054 gene encoding uncharacterized protein LOC135332054 — MSLLKFSAVLCLMHFIQCSTAQPNVEFPTLVHRVQEDSRILNVELTKNGENEEEVVVLVTPLTFNEYYVLRKGLLPPQFDSVDLPDPAEYDVNGKQDFIRNGPIKYVFDPSSETETGSIEILFNDDSINEADEGFLLLIEVEKTDQNVAILRGGLTLVILVDEDPLRLGFEQPQYEVLEENRVVNDLIYITKNGMESEQTLRFLVENSQGSAVRGEDYNVLARTEVNFPPDEERMAFSLQLLDDQLPEETESFQLLLVTEDDQSNISFSLTTTTVNIVDNDVMTVGFEQALYTVSEEDKEVEVCVAISSPANIDLTVIATLSTSDDTAEDGVDYAHIKEFVSLPSYDEKTRICYQIPILNNEDVEQNEEFTVILTPGVSTPPNVRFQPGQVQVRIVDDEIVNECRLGLHNCHEKARCVDTYQSFKCICKNGYSGNGVECNDIDECLDSSTHYCHDDAICTNFKGGFRCSCPQGYSGNGIICIQNTPRHECLQDSDCDRQASCMGKPQGNKCVCRSGYSGNGKACTEINECTSDTHSCPPEASCINTQGSYFCKCKPGYKSTGRHSCRDYDECASLHHNCDRHAQCTNTVGSFTCTCSPEYTGDGTRGNCNRESSKPRPGHG, encoded by the exons ATGTCTCTTCTAAAGTTTTCAGCAGTGTTGTGTCTAATGCACTTTATTCAGTGCAGTACAG CCCAACCAAATGTGGAGTTTCCAACTCTCGTGCATCGTGTGCAAGAGGACAGTCGTATTCTGAATGTAGAGCTCACTAAGAATGGAGAAAATGAAGAGGAGGTGGTGGTGCTCGTGACTCCACTCACCTTCAATGAGTACTATGTTCTACGCAAAGGCCTTCTACCACCACAGTTTGACAGTGTGGACTTGCCAGACCCAGCTGAGT ATGACGTAAATGGAAAACAAGACTTCATTCGCAATGGACCTATCAAATATGTCTTTGACCCCAGCTCAGAGACAGAAACAGGAAGTATTGAGATCTTATTCAACGATGACTCCATAAACGAGGCTGATGAAGGATTTCTGTTGCTCATTGAGGTCGAGAAAACAGACCAAAATGTTGCAATTCTTAGAGGGGGCCTCACTCTTGTGATCCTTGTTGACGAAGATC CTCTTCGATTGGGTTTTGAGCAGCCACAGTATGAAGTACTAGAGGAGAATCGCGTTGTCAACGATTTAATCTACATCACCAAAAATGGGATGGAATCCGAACAGACTCTGCGATTCCTGGTGGAAAATTCGCAAGGTTCTGCAGTTAGAG GAGAGGACTACAACGTTCTTGCTAGAACAGAAGTCAACTTCCCTCCAGACGAAGAGAGAATGGCGTTCAGTTTACAGCTGTTGGATGACCAGTTGCCAGAGGAGACGGAGAGTTTCCAGCTACTGCTAGTGACCGAGGATGATCAATCAAACATTTCCTTCAGTCTAACAACAACCACTGTGAATATTGTAGACAATGATG ttatGACAGTTGGCTTTGAACAAGCGTTGTACACTGTGAGTGAAGAAGACAAAGAGGTTGAAGTGTGCGTTGCCATCTCTTCTCCAGCAAACATTGACTTGACTGTCATAGCTACTCTCTCAACCAGTGACGATACTGCAGAAG ATGGTGTCGACTACGCTCATATCAAAGAGTTTGTTAGCCTTCCCTCCTACGATGAAAAGACAAGAATCTGCTATCAGATCCCCATCCTAAACAATGAAGATGTTGAGCAGAACGAGGAGTTCACGGTGATACTGACACCTGGGGTTTCAACCCCACCAAATGTACGGTTCCAACCAGGACAGGTGCAAGTCAGAATAGTGGATGACGAAATAG TGAATGAGTGTCGACTGGGATTGCACAACTGTCATGAGAAGGCTCGCTGCGTAGACACTTACCAGAGCTTTAAATGTATTTGCAAGAATGGTTATTCTGGCAATGGTGTTGAGTGCAATG ACATTGACGAGTGTTTGGACAGCAGTACTCATTACTGCCATGACGATGCCATTTGTACCAACTTTAAGGGAGGCTTTCGTTGCTCTTGCCCCCAGGGCTACAGTGGCAATGGAATTATCTGCATCCAAAACA CACCTCGCCATGAATGTCTTCAAGACAGTGACTGTGATAGACAAGCGAGCTGTATGGGAAAACCACAGGGGaacaagtgtgtgtgcaggtcaGGTTACTCTGGCAACGGGAAAGCTTGCACTG AGATCAATGAGTGCACCAGTGATACACACAGCTGCCCCCCTGAGGCGTCTTGTATCAACACACAAGGATCATACTTTTGCAAGTGCAAACCAGGCTACAAGTCGACTGGCAGGCACTCATGTAGAG ACTACGATGAGTGTGCGTCATTGCATCACAATTGTGACCGACATGCTCAGTGTACGAATACAGTAGGCAGTTTCACTTGCACCTGTAGCCCTGAATACACCGGAGATGGGACAAGGGGAAATTGCAACAGAG AAAGCTCCAAGCCTCGTCCTGGTCATGGATAA
- the LOC135332070 gene encoding ethanolamine kinase 1-like yields the protein MAAAVLAKLYRGITKSRSKSFSQVLTKTEAVCVDGVTWKSMSIEISPENHLEDFKKYLLCSVRPEWEGRVLTSKSFDAGTTNALFAIYDKEKGMDADTVLIRINGNGTENLICRKDEIVSLLCLHHHHLSPPMYAQLNNGMCYGFMTGRSIVAEELTNPVMMKKIVRALVKMHSLEMPTSFRGREPHVWYKSAQWLKLVPTHFDEADKQRRLVESVGSIDELQHEMDEMKKELTFARSPVVFCHNDLTAGNIIYNEDKDEVGLIDFEYAGPNYLAFEIANHFCEFAGVHDIDFSLYPTEDVQKLWITAYLEESTRGPVSVSEVHDIYREVNKFTLSNHLFWTVWGVFQAQNSSIDFDYIGYAGIRYSEYKKNKDKFLAL from the exons ATGGCTGCTGCTGTACTCGCCAAGCTCTACAGAGGAATAACAAAATCTAGATCAAAGTCATTCTCACAAGTGCTGACAAAAACTGAGGCAGTGTGTGTAGATGGGGTGACATGGAAGAGCATGTCCATTGAAATTAGTCCAGAAAATCATTTGGAAGATTTCAAGAAGTATTTACTTTGCTCTGTGAGGCCAGAGTGGGAAGGAAGAGTTCTAACTAGCAAGAGCTTTGATGCTGGTACCACGAATGCTTTATTCGCCATTTACGACAAAGAAAAGGGAATGGACGCAGACACGGTTCTAATTAGAATCAACGGAAATGGGACTGAGAATCTAATATGTCGAAAAGACGAAATTGTATCACTGCTATGTCTTCATCACCACCACCTCTCTCCCCCAATGTACGCCCAACTCAATAACGGTATGTGTTACGGCTTTATGACAGGAAGATCTATCGTCGCTGAAGAGCTTACAAATCCGGTGATGATGAAAAAGATTGTCAGAGCGTTAGTGAAGATGCATTCGCTCGAGATGCCCACCTCATTTCGTGGCCGAGAACCGCACGTGTGGTACAAGTCTGCACAATGGCTGAAGCTTGTTCCAACTCACTTTGACGAGGCAGACAAGCAAAGAAG GCTTGTTGAGAGTGTTGGCTCCATTGATGAGCTACAGCATGAGATGGATGAGATGAAGAAAGAGTTAACGTTTGCCCGATCACCGGTCGTCTTCTGTCACAACGACCTCACCGCGGGGAACATCATCTACAACGAGGATAAAG ATGAAGTGGGACTGATTGACTTTGAGTACGCAGGACCTAACTACCTTGCTTTTGAGATAGCCAATCATTTCTGTGAATTTGCTGGTGTGCATGATATCGACTTCTCCCTCTATCCCACCGAGGACGTACAGAAGCTCTGGATAACTGCTTACCTTGAGGAGTCTACAA GAGGTCCAGTGAGTGTGAGCGAGGTACATGACATTTACAGAGAAGTGAATAAATTCACCCTG AGTAACCATCTATTTTGGACCGTGTGGGGAGTCTTTCAAGCTCAGAACTCAAGCATTGACTTCGACTATATTGG GTATGCAGGTATTCGATACAGTGAGTACAAGAAGAACAAAGACAAGTTCCTAGCATTGTGA
- the LOC135332061 gene encoding uncharacterized protein LOC135332061 isoform X1, with protein sequence MMMMMISCLDIRLLRKIKKITTMMMMKISCLSVLSLQLFFALSLGAPSPFSQVENTLLLSGTASTTLICRFFGGSSNTIKWQRDGQEISVDNLKYRSLYNTRSRLEIKNISSSDEGVYSCSYERDGVRSKFDIVYIYVLGAAQFFSANTTTIDVCRGEDAALDTRVMYTGAGPSNCNQTVTVLHLFRVVNGVLAPLVYFCGDEGTGNGVPCPSTSKVSATSGTYKYDLSLSLKNLTIKDGGRYQARVELLRPGVSSRLYIRKEFIIQVYEPIEVNVWRVENSLHCRVPLNNMDFKLLSLNWQNSKGEGLSSDGNVQLITGVNSNEISLTAEFETLFDGNYSCVVTVSLSRSPGVNKTVISILTVKSGVTGGENETSSIFQITIGPVSSVECSIWYDADKSAAMEATIRRGIAISVSQHCNCEVTAEDFATGRLSCNGDWLIYRSSVQSIGREEVLLSGIDAWTTVRDGVPSIALGIFDLQVNTTCSGSRLITC encoded by the exons atgatgatgatgatgatctCCTGCCTGGACATACGC TTGTTGAGGAAGATAAAGAAAATCACgacgatgatgatgatgaagatATCCTGTCTTTCAGTACTCTCTCTGCAGctattctttgctctatctcTAGGTGCTCCATCTCCATTCAGCCAAGTGGAGAATACTC TCTTGCTCTCAGGGACAGCCTCAACTACACTAATTTGTCGCTTTTTTGGAGGGAGTTCCAACACAATCAAGTGGCAGCGTGATGGACAAGAGATCTCTGTGGATAATTTGAAGTATCGATCGTTGTATAACACAAGATCTAGACTGGAGATCAAGAACATCTCCTCGAGTGATGAAGGAGTGTACAGTTGCTCATATGAACGGGATGGTGTAAGAAGCAAATTTGATATTGTTTACATCTACGTTTTAG GTGCTGCACAGTTTTTCTCTGCTAATACTACCACAATTGATGTGTGTCGTGGAGAGGACGCAGCACTGGACACTAGAGTCATGTACACTGGAGCTGGGCCTAGCAACTGTAACCAAACAGTCACTGTGCTACATCTGTTCAGAGTGGTCAATGGCGTCTTGGCACCGTTGGTGTATTTTTGTGGTGATGAAGGTACCGGAAATGGCGTCCCTTGTCCTTCAACGTCAAAAGTTAGTGCTACAAGTGGAACTTACAAGTACGATCTCTCTTTGAGCCTCAAGAACCTTACGATTAAAGATGGTGGACGATATCAAGCTCGTGTAGAATTACTTCGTCCTGGGGTTAGCAGCAGATTGTATATTAGGAAGGAGTTCATCATTCAAGTGTATG AACCAATTGAGGTGAATGTGTGGAGAGTGGAAAATTCTCTTCACTGCCGAGTACCACTCAATAATATGGATTTCAAATTATTGAGTTTGAACTGGCAGAACTCAAAAGGAGAAGGCCTCTCTTCGGATGGCAATGTGCAACTGATCACAGGAGTCAACTCGAATGAAATCTCCTTAACTGCCGAGTTTGAGACACTCTTTGATGGTAACTATTCGTGTGTTGTTACTGTGAGCTTATCCAGAAGCCCTGGGGTCAACAAAACTGTCATATCTATTCTGACAGTCAAGA GTGGTGTCACTGGCGGAGAAAATGAAACCTCCAGTATATTTCAGATAACTATCGGCCCTGTATCATCAGTGGAATGCTCAATATGG TATGATGCAGACAAGTCTGCTGCCATGGAGGCAACCATCAGAAGGGGCATCGCAATCTCAGTCTCACAACATTGCAACTGTGAAGTAACTGCCGAGGACTTTGCAACTGGCCGGCTCAGTTGTAATGGTGACTGGCTCATCTACAGAAGCTCTGTGCAGAGCATAGGGAGAGAGGAAGTACTTCTTTCTGGGATTGATGCGTGGACTACTGTCAGAGATGGTGTACCAAGCATTGCCCTGGGCATTTTTGATCTGCAAGTAAACACTACATGCAGTGGAAGCAGACTAATAACTTGCTAG
- the LOC135332061 gene encoding uncharacterized protein LOC135332061 isoform X2 gives MMMMKISCLSVLSLQLFFALSLGAPSPFSQVENTLLLSGTASTTLICRFFGGSSNTIKWQRDGQEISVDNLKYRSLYNTRSRLEIKNISSSDEGVYSCSYERDGVRSKFDIVYIYVLGAAQFFSANTTTIDVCRGEDAALDTRVMYTGAGPSNCNQTVTVLHLFRVVNGVLAPLVYFCGDEGTGNGVPCPSTSKVSATSGTYKYDLSLSLKNLTIKDGGRYQARVELLRPGVSSRLYIRKEFIIQVYEPIEVNVWRVENSLHCRVPLNNMDFKLLSLNWQNSKGEGLSSDGNVQLITGVNSNEISLTAEFETLFDGNYSCVVTVSLSRSPGVNKTVISILTVKSGVTGGENETSSIFQITIGPVSSVECSIWYDADKSAAMEATIRRGIAISVSQHCNCEVTAEDFATGRLSCNGDWLIYRSSVQSIGREEVLLSGIDAWTTVRDGVPSIALGIFDLQVNTTCSGSRLITC, from the exons atgatgatgatgaagatATCCTGTCTTTCAGTACTCTCTCTGCAGctattctttgctctatctcTAGGTGCTCCATCTCCATTCAGCCAAGTGGAGAATACTC TCTTGCTCTCAGGGACAGCCTCAACTACACTAATTTGTCGCTTTTTTGGAGGGAGTTCCAACACAATCAAGTGGCAGCGTGATGGACAAGAGATCTCTGTGGATAATTTGAAGTATCGATCGTTGTATAACACAAGATCTAGACTGGAGATCAAGAACATCTCCTCGAGTGATGAAGGAGTGTACAGTTGCTCATATGAACGGGATGGTGTAAGAAGCAAATTTGATATTGTTTACATCTACGTTTTAG GTGCTGCACAGTTTTTCTCTGCTAATACTACCACAATTGATGTGTGTCGTGGAGAGGACGCAGCACTGGACACTAGAGTCATGTACACTGGAGCTGGGCCTAGCAACTGTAACCAAACAGTCACTGTGCTACATCTGTTCAGAGTGGTCAATGGCGTCTTGGCACCGTTGGTGTATTTTTGTGGTGATGAAGGTACCGGAAATGGCGTCCCTTGTCCTTCAACGTCAAAAGTTAGTGCTACAAGTGGAACTTACAAGTACGATCTCTCTTTGAGCCTCAAGAACCTTACGATTAAAGATGGTGGACGATATCAAGCTCGTGTAGAATTACTTCGTCCTGGGGTTAGCAGCAGATTGTATATTAGGAAGGAGTTCATCATTCAAGTGTATG AACCAATTGAGGTGAATGTGTGGAGAGTGGAAAATTCTCTTCACTGCCGAGTACCACTCAATAATATGGATTTCAAATTATTGAGTTTGAACTGGCAGAACTCAAAAGGAGAAGGCCTCTCTTCGGATGGCAATGTGCAACTGATCACAGGAGTCAACTCGAATGAAATCTCCTTAACTGCCGAGTTTGAGACACTCTTTGATGGTAACTATTCGTGTGTTGTTACTGTGAGCTTATCCAGAAGCCCTGGGGTCAACAAAACTGTCATATCTATTCTGACAGTCAAGA GTGGTGTCACTGGCGGAGAAAATGAAACCTCCAGTATATTTCAGATAACTATCGGCCCTGTATCATCAGTGGAATGCTCAATATGG TATGATGCAGACAAGTCTGCTGCCATGGAGGCAACCATCAGAAGGGGCATCGCAATCTCAGTCTCACAACATTGCAACTGTGAAGTAACTGCCGAGGACTTTGCAACTGGCCGGCTCAGTTGTAATGGTGACTGGCTCATCTACAGAAGCTCTGTGCAGAGCATAGGGAGAGAGGAAGTACTTCTTTCTGGGATTGATGCGTGGACTACTGTCAGAGATGGTGTACCAAGCATTGCCCTGGGCATTTTTGATCTGCAAGTAAACACTACATGCAGTGGAAGCAGACTAATAACTTGCTAG
- the LOC135332046 gene encoding cytosolic carboxypeptidase-like protein 5 — translation MDCDLWFLTCKLIGFLGLLISMTTKIFMITAVVYYIYMVLSKQKLARCIAREGGDKMSDRGKISESFDEILFSSKFDSGNLDRVEECRSTLGPGTREFNLWTAPDCAGLPYESGCKSWFYFSVTTPSDSSGLVLRLNVQNLNKQCRLYQQGCTPFVRTVPGRGGWERLRDKVEYEASEEGVYVLSYNLTVPDSRKMTFYCAFCFPHSYTDCQKLLSKLDEQYRGVAQHSDEDSVYYHRELVCWSLEGRRVDLVTVSSCHGLGREREPRLDRLFPDTATERAHTFSEKKVIFMSSRVHPGETPSSHVFNGLLQFILRIDDPRAVTLRRHFVFKLIPMLNPDGVSRGHYRMNTTGVNLNRVYLDPDFEQYPSIFAARSLIVHHHQTTGDKSPSSASTLPNIINKDLPKMATASATTSEGQSTQSTISEHSVTLKSHSATSVSNQTSTSDLRVYASHSAPCHQVSASSPSTLPTPPQDAISVTKNSGLAFYVDLHAHASKRGCFFYGNYFSDLGEQTENMLFPRLVALNSPHLDFEQCVFSEKNMYTSDKRDGMSKEGSGRVAMYKATGHIHSYTLECNYNSGRQVNSMSEATLAEGRATPPHPGSNMPHRFSIQDFEQVGHALAIAALDLYQLNPWTRLPHTDYKSLAGLRESLQQRVRTTRAKRDKPLSARRVGRTPAVAASVSAPSVAKDNAQVTKLVMKNQRTLGLYKGPASVSYDIAFVTEGKRSSRRRLHPPKVGKGRGKQRAHTQPPVQPELSTPSAVKPSVQDVVFPLHNLKIDTDLGPGIRVNGSPLPIEVSGTRCCTNRFSTSSSLRAKPCMGKGLQRAKTEPLPAINVTKHKINLVASSKTMVKQYRANSLPPSNGTKILGDSGKCSVEEQATTDVAETS, via the exons ATGGACTGTGATTTGTGGTTTCTTACATGCAAGCTGATTGGGTTTTTGGGCCTCTTAATTTCTATGACAACAAAGATATTCATGATAACAGCAGTCGTTTACTATATCTATATGGTTTTATCCAAGCAAAAGCTAGCTAGGTGTATAGCCAGAGAAGGTGGAGATAAAATGAGTGACAGAGGGAAGATTTCTGAATCCTTTGATGAAATTTTATTTTCATCAAAATTCGATTCTG GCAACCTAGACAGGGTCGAGGAGTGCAGGTCCACACTGGGTCCTGGGACGAGGGAATTCAACTTATGGACTGCCCCGGATTGTGCCGGGTTGCCCTATGAGAGCGGGTGCAAGTCGTGGTTCTACTTCAGTGTGACTACTCCCTCTGACTCGTCTGGTCTCGTGCTAAG GTTGAATGTCCAGAATCTGAATAAGCAGTGTCGACTTTACCAGCAGGGTTGTACCCCCTTTGTTAGGACGGTGCCAGGTCGTGGAGGCTGGGAGAGACTGAGAGACAAGGTCGAGTATGAG GCCTCTGAGGAAGGTGTGTACGTGCTGTCATACAACCTGACTGTACCTGACTCCCGTAAGATGACCTTTTACTGTGCCTTCTGTTTCCCTCACTCGTACACTGATTGTCAAAAGCTACTCTCTAAACTTGACGAGCAGTACAGGGGCGTGGCACAGCACTCGGATGAGGACAGTGTTTACTATCACAG AGAGCTTGTTTGCTGGAGTCTCGAGGGCAGACGTGTTGACCTGGTCACAGTGAGCTCTTGTCATGGCCTGGGGAGGGAGCGAGAGCCACGACTAGACAGACTGTTCCCTGACACTGCCACAGAGAGAGCTCACACCTTTAGTGAGAAAAAG GTGATATTCATGAGCAGTCGCGTGCATCCAGGGGAAACCCCTTCCAGTCACGTATTCAACGGGCTGCTACAGTTCATCCTGAGAATAGACGACCCACGAGCGGTGACACTGCGTCGACACTTTGTCTTCAAACTCATACCGATGTTGAACCCTGATG GTGTGAGTAGAGGTCACTACAGAATGAACACGACTGGAGTCAACCTCAATCGAGTGTACCTTGACCCCGACTTTGAGCAGTACCCGTCCATATTTGCAGCACGTTCGCTCATCGTCCATCACCACCAGACTACAGGAGACAAGAGTCCCTCATCAGCTAGCACTCTTCCAAACATTATCAACAAAGATCTTCCAAAGATGGCTACAGCATCTGCCACCACATCTGAAGGTCAATCGACACAAAGCACAATCTCTGAGCATTCTGTAACACTCAAGTCCCATTCTGCAACAAGTGTCAGCAATCAAACTAGCACATCTGATTTGAGAGTGTACGCCAGTCACTCTGCACCCTGTCACCAGGTCTCCGCTAGTAGCCCGTCGACATTGCCAACACCTCCACAAGATGCTATCTCAGTCACCAAGAATAGCGGGCTTGCTTTCTATGTCGACCTACATGCTCACGCTAGTAAGAGAGGATGTTTCTTTTATGGCAACTATTTCAGTGATTTGGGCGAGCAGACTGAGAATATGCTCTTCCCTAGATTGGTGGCTCTGAATTCTCCTCATTTGGACTTTGAGCAATGTGTGTTCTCTGAGAAGAACATGTACACATCGGACAAGCGTGATGGCATGAGCAAAGAGGGGAGTGGGAGGGTGGCAATGTACAAGGCAACAGGACACATTCATAG CTATACACTCGAGTGTAACTACAACAGTGGGCGACAGGTCAACAGTATGAGTGAGGCCACTCTGGCCGAGGGGAGGGCCACACCTCCACACCCAGGCTCTAACATGCCTCACCGGTTCTCAATACAAGACTTTGAGCAG GTTGGTCATGCATTGGCAATAGCTGCACTGGACCTGTACCAGTTGAACCCTTGGACCCGCCTCCCACACACAGACTACAAGAGTTTGGCCGGGCTTAGGGAAAGTCTGCAACAGAGGGTACGCACCACTCGAGCTAAGAG AGATAAGCCGCTCAGTGCCCGACGGGTTGGCAGGACTCCAGCAGTCGCAGCCTCGGTGTCCGCACCATCGGTGGCTAAAGACAATGCTCAGGTCACAAAACTGGTGATGAAAAATCAGCGAACACTGGGACTCTACAAAGGACCAG CTTCTGTATCATACGATATAGCGTTTGTGACAGAGGGCAAGCGGTCCTCCCGACGGAGACTCCACCCTCCCAAGGTGGGCAAGGGACGGGGGAAGCAGAGAGCTCATACACAACCACCTGTCCAGCCCGAACTAAGCACGCCCAGTGCCGTCAAG CCGTCAGTACAAGATGTGGTATTTCCACTGCACAATTTGAAGATTGACACTGACCTGGGTCCAGGAATAA GGGTCAATGGTAGTCCACTACCTATAGAGGTGTCAGGCACTCGTTGTTGTACCAACCGATTCTCTACCAGTTCATCCCTACGAGCCAAACCCTGCATGGGCAAAGGCTTGCAACGAGCTAAGACCGAGCCTCTACCGGCTATCAATGTCACGAAGCACAAGATCAATCTAGTCGCGAGCTCCAAGACAATGGTGAAGCAGTATCGAGCTAACTCCTTGCCACCTTCTAATGGCACTAAG ATTTTGGGAGATTCTGGTAAGTGTAGTGTGGAGGAGCAAGCTACAACTGATGTTGCAGAGACAAGCTAA